A region from the Salvia splendens isolate huo1 chromosome 15, SspV2, whole genome shotgun sequence genome encodes:
- the LOC121766386 gene encoding norbelladine synthase-like codes for MYRTMSAEMTVDVPETEAWKLYGTLQLPKVAEKANSDFISRVDVVQGDGGAGTILEAVFRPGMGGGMKSFKEKFVVVDNEKRVKEAEVVEGGFLDLGFTLYRFH; via the exons ATGTACAGAACAATGTCCGCTGAGATGACGGTTGATGTACCGGAAACCGAAGCGTGGAAGCTCTACGGCACTCTACAGCTCCCCAAAGTGGCAGAGAAAGCCAACTCCGACTTTATCAGCCGGGTCGACGTCGTCCAAGGGGACGGCGGCGCCGGAACCATTCTCGAGGCCGTTTTCCGTCCAG GGATGGGAGGGGGAATGAAGTCGTTCAAGGAGAAATTCGTGGTGGTGGATAACGAGAAGCGTGTGAAGGAGGCAGAAGTTGTGGAAGGAGGATTTCTGGATCTAGGGTTCACGCTGTATCGCTTCCATTAA
- the LOC121766385 gene encoding (+)-pulegone reductase-like isoform X2 yields MGEEISNKQVILSNYVKTSVKESDLSLRTSKIQLKIPSGCDGAVLVKNLYLSIDPFILVLMKNQELDLPSFTLDSPIYGFGVSKVLDSSHPNFKTGELVWGFTGWEEYNLIKDPDQLFKVQDKDLPLSYFIGILGMPGMTAYVGFFKFCSPKKGETVYVSAASGAVGQLVGQFAKIAGCYVVGSAGSKEKVLPRWHRHLL; encoded by the exons ATGGGTGAGGAAATTAGCAACAAGCAAGTGATACTCAGCAACTATGTCAAAACATCTGTGAAAGAATCCGATTTGTCGCTGagaacttccaaaattcagctCAAAATTCCCAGCGGTTGCGACGGCGCCGTTTTGGTGAAGAATCTCTACTTATCCATCGATCCTTTTATTCTTGTCCTCATGAAGAATCAGGAGCTCGATTTACCTTCTTTCACGCTGGATTCT CCTATTTATGGATTTGGAGTGTCAAAAGTACTGGATTCGTCTCATCCAAATTTCAAGACGGGCGAGCTAGTTTGGGGGTTTACTGGCTGGGAGGAGTATAACCTTATTAAAGATCCAGACCAATTGTTTAAGGTTCAAGATAAAGATTTGCCCCTTTCTTATTTTATAGGGATTCTTG GCATGCCTGGCATGACAGCTTATGTTGGTTTTTTCAAGTTTTGCTCTCCAAAAAAGGGGGAAACTGTGTATGTCTCTGCTGCATCCGGAGCTGTTGGTCAGCTCGTTGGTCAGTTTGCAAAGATCGCAGGGTGTTACGTTGTTGGGAGTGCGGGGAGCAAAGAAAAG GTACTTCCCCGATGGCATCGACATCTACTTTGA
- the LOC121766385 gene encoding (+)-pulegone reductase-like isoform X1, with product MGEEISNKQVILSNYVKTSVKESDLSLRTSKIQLKIPSGCDGAVLVKNLYLSIDPFILVLMKNQELDLPSFTLDSPIYGFGVSKVLDSSHPNFKTGELVWGFTGWEEYNLIKDPDQLFKVQDKDLPLSYFIGILGMPGMTAYVGFFKFCSPKKGETVYVSAASGAVGQLVGQFAKIAGCYVVGSAGSKEKVDLLKIKFRFDEAFN from the exons ATGGGTGAGGAAATTAGCAACAAGCAAGTGATACTCAGCAACTATGTCAAAACATCTGTGAAAGAATCCGATTTGTCGCTGagaacttccaaaattcagctCAAAATTCCCAGCGGTTGCGACGGCGCCGTTTTGGTGAAGAATCTCTACTTATCCATCGATCCTTTTATTCTTGTCCTCATGAAGAATCAGGAGCTCGATTTACCTTCTTTCACGCTGGATTCT CCTATTTATGGATTTGGAGTGTCAAAAGTACTGGATTCGTCTCATCCAAATTTCAAGACGGGCGAGCTAGTTTGGGGGTTTACTGGCTGGGAGGAGTATAACCTTATTAAAGATCCAGACCAATTGTTTAAGGTTCAAGATAAAGATTTGCCCCTTTCTTATTTTATAGGGATTCTTG GCATGCCTGGCATGACAGCTTATGTTGGTTTTTTCAAGTTTTGCTCTCCAAAAAAGGGGGAAACTGTGTATGTCTCTGCTGCATCCGGAGCTGTTGGTCAGCTCGTTGGTCAGTTTGCAAAGATCGCAGGGTGTTACGTTGTTGGGAGTGCGGGGAGCAAAGAAAAG GTCGATCTCTTGAAGATCAAATTCAGGTTTGACGAAGCATTCAACTAA